The following proteins are encoded in a genomic region of Gimesia algae:
- a CDS encoding DEAD/DEAH box helicase has product MSFYGYHPIIEKWFRKRFQGPTEPQQQGWPCINRGEHTLISAPTGSGKTLTAFLSVIDRLVKRSLAGDLDDETSVIYVSPLRALSNDMHRNLTQPLEEISELMEEAGLLFTPIRIGLRTGDTPSSKRAALVKRPPHILVTTPESLYLMLTGSKARETLKTVETVIVDEIHALLRDKRGSHWSITLERLEALVEHPLQRIGLSATQKPLDRVAQYLVGNRPEIEITADPPSETHSDYPEQTCRIVNIGHSRTLDVAIQVPPSELSAICTHEQWAEVLEQIIELINSHHSTLIFVNTRRLAERITHQLTERLGEEVVGSHHGSLSAKIRHRTEQKLKSGELKAVIATASLELGIDVGYIDLVVQIGSPRGIATFLQRIGRSGHSLGLVPKGRIFALSRDELVESMALVRSIKQGILDTVRMPEAPIDILAQQITAEVACQEWNTDELFATLTRAYSYRNLKRNDFDSTIQFLSEGISSTSGRSRVYLHHDQVQNRVRSRKNARLVSTMNGGAIPEIASYRVVTEDDQTVVGSVDEDFAVESMAGDIFLLGNTSWQIRYVRGGDVTVVDAHGAPPSIPFWFGEAPGRSLELSTEISHLREELERRIEDAEQAILWLSQETNTDEWGSKQIVEYFQAQKAALGVVPTQKRVVFERFFDESGGMQLVIHAPFGGDINRAWGYTMRKRFCRSYNFELQATADDNGIILSLGPQHSFPLESLFSMLNTRNVQQLSEQAILDHPMFHVRWRWNVTRALLVSRMQNGKKVPPPLQRFRAEDLLTAVFPRLTGCPENEIGEIVRPDHILVDQTLTDCLNEQLDIGGLKNVLLEIEQGTLKLIPRDTREPSPFCYELLNSSPYTFLDGGEAQERRARAVATRHTLSVESVEDLGRLSPEAIAQVCQEAQPVVRNADEFHDVLLGRIHLPIHERPEWADWYQELEATGRATTLSRTEQPSEQVSAHSWVATERLPAALAAFPDSQHAPPVKVPAGVQQEWESTEARTSIIRGLLDNCGPLTVAEMAHQAGMTDAQTEAALMALEGEGIAMQGYFRVKDPNWDQSLEESEAAETKQDTSPVPPKEWCHRRLLSRIHRLTLQGLRAQVQPVDVSVLIQYLTRLHGLTGDEKRSGTNGLFEVLSMLQGIDIPAISWERDILPARLSNYQSSQLDELCFTGEVGWGRLYPPRRTAEQGKSMTGITRNAPVSFFLREDIPWLACFNQVSSKPEDSEAEHHLSSPAQEVQELLTQRGALFASDLMAATQSLPSQIADSLGELISRGLLTSDSFSGMRQFTEDRSTKQRRASRKSRIGLVRKRSTPNNTGRWSIWRREASGEVEERSLQYFEYVEQWAWQLIRRWGVVFRDLLSKESGAPRWFELLQIYRRLEARGEIRGGRFVTGVAGEQFAMSGTIQELRKLRDDPTCDELTILSATDPLNLTGILTKDARVPATPANRIAWWNGNLIAWAKNEELFLLTKVSEKLKRELILGFGLPIQEFNRQQLLDENSTNELEEASQSVSNVDDQLIPTGNGTSPPDKKSPRPSFL; this is encoded by the coding sequence ATGTCATTTTACGGCTATCACCCCATTATCGAAAAATGGTTCCGGAAACGTTTTCAGGGTCCGACTGAACCGCAGCAACAAGGCTGGCCTTGTATCAATCGGGGTGAGCACACATTAATCTCGGCTCCGACGGGAAGTGGTAAGACGCTAACCGCCTTCCTCTCCGTCATAGACCGCCTGGTGAAACGTTCGCTGGCTGGCGACCTGGATGATGAAACCAGCGTCATCTATGTCTCGCCACTGCGTGCTCTATCCAACGATATGCACCGTAATCTGACTCAGCCGCTCGAAGAGATTTCCGAACTGATGGAAGAAGCGGGCCTGCTGTTCACGCCGATCCGGATCGGCCTGCGTACCGGAGATACGCCTTCATCAAAGCGCGCCGCGCTCGTCAAACGGCCGCCTCATATATTAGTGACGACCCCCGAATCGCTGTATTTAATGTTAACCGGTTCCAAAGCCCGGGAAACACTCAAAACAGTAGAGACTGTGATCGTCGATGAAATCCATGCTTTATTAAGAGACAAACGTGGTTCGCACTGGTCGATCACCCTCGAACGGCTGGAAGCCCTCGTCGAACATCCCCTGCAACGCATCGGTCTGTCCGCGACACAGAAACCACTGGATCGCGTGGCGCAGTACCTGGTCGGTAATCGACCTGAAATTGAAATCACCGCAGATCCCCCCTCTGAAACTCACAGTGATTACCCCGAGCAAACCTGTCGGATCGTTAATATCGGGCACTCGCGTACGCTGGATGTCGCCATTCAGGTCCCGCCGTCTGAATTAAGCGCGATTTGCACTCACGAACAATGGGCAGAAGTGCTGGAACAGATTATTGAGTTAATCAACTCGCATCACAGCACGTTGATCTTTGTGAATACCCGCCGCCTCGCAGAACGCATCACTCACCAGCTTACCGAACGGCTGGGAGAGGAAGTGGTCGGCAGCCATCACGGTTCCTTATCTGCAAAAATTCGACATCGTACTGAACAGAAACTGAAAAGCGGCGAGCTGAAAGCGGTCATCGCAACCGCCTCTCTGGAACTGGGCATCGACGTCGGCTATATCGATCTGGTTGTGCAGATTGGTTCACCGCGGGGTATCGCCACATTTTTGCAACGTATCGGCCGCTCCGGGCATTCACTGGGTCTGGTTCCCAAAGGTCGGATCTTTGCGCTTTCGCGTGACGAACTCGTGGAAAGCATGGCTTTGGTTCGCTCGATCAAACAGGGGATCCTGGATACCGTTCGTATGCCTGAAGCGCCCATTGATATCCTGGCGCAGCAGATCACCGCCGAAGTCGCCTGCCAGGAATGGAATACGGATGAGCTGTTTGCCACCCTGACCCGCGCCTATTCGTACCGTAATCTCAAACGGAACGACTTTGACAGCACGATCCAGTTCCTCAGCGAAGGGATCAGCAGCACCTCTGGCCGCAGCCGTGTTTACCTGCATCATGACCAGGTTCAGAACCGCGTTCGCAGCCGCAAAAATGCCCGTCTCGTCTCCACCATGAACGGCGGCGCGATCCCCGAAATTGCCTCGTACCGCGTGGTCACCGAAGACGATCAGACCGTGGTCGGCTCCGTCGATGAAGATTTCGCTGTTGAAAGTATGGCTGGCGATATCTTTCTGCTGGGTAATACATCCTGGCAGATTCGCTATGTACGTGGCGGGGATGTCACCGTGGTCGACGCGCATGGGGCACCCCCTTCGATCCCGTTCTGGTTCGGCGAAGCGCCCGGGCGTTCGCTGGAACTGTCAACGGAAATCTCCCACTTAAGAGAAGAACTCGAACGCCGCATCGAAGATGCCGAGCAGGCGATTCTCTGGCTCTCACAGGAAACCAATACCGACGAATGGGGCAGTAAACAGATCGTAGAATACTTCCAGGCACAGAAAGCCGCCCTGGGAGTCGTGCCCACGCAAAAACGGGTTGTGTTTGAACGGTTCTTTGACGAATCGGGGGGCATGCAACTGGTGATCCACGCGCCCTTTGGAGGTGACATCAACCGCGCCTGGGGCTATACGATGCGGAAACGTTTCTGCCGTTCTTATAACTTCGAACTGCAGGCGACCGCCGACGATAACGGCATTATTCTTTCACTGGGTCCGCAGCACAGCTTCCCGCTGGAGAGCCTGTTCAGCATGCTCAACACCCGAAATGTGCAACAGCTGTCCGAACAGGCGATTCTGGATCACCCCATGTTCCACGTGCGCTGGCGCTGGAATGTGACACGGGCTTTACTGGTCTCCCGCATGCAGAACGGCAAAAAAGTTCCGCCACCACTGCAGCGTTTTCGTGCGGAAGATTTACTCACAGCGGTTTTCCCGCGGCTGACGGGCTGCCCCGAAAATGAAATCGGCGAGATCGTCCGCCCCGATCATATTCTCGTCGATCAGACACTCACCGACTGCCTGAATGAACAACTTGATATTGGGGGCTTGAAAAACGTCCTGCTCGAAATTGAACAGGGCACGTTGAAGCTGATCCCCCGTGACACTCGGGAACCGTCTCCCTTCTGCTATGAACTGCTTAACTCCAGTCCTTACACCTTTCTGGATGGAGGCGAAGCGCAGGAACGCCGGGCGCGGGCAGTCGCGACGCGCCATACGCTTTCTGTGGAAAGTGTGGAAGATCTGGGAAGGCTCTCTCCGGAAGCGATCGCCCAGGTGTGTCAGGAAGCGCAACCTGTCGTCCGTAATGCCGATGAATTCCATGACGTGCTACTGGGGCGCATTCATCTTCCCATTCATGAACGACCTGAGTGGGCTGACTGGTATCAGGAACTGGAAGCGACCGGACGTGCCACTACACTGTCCCGAACAGAACAACCTTCCGAACAGGTTTCTGCACACAGCTGGGTTGCCACGGAACGACTGCCGGCGGCATTGGCTGCCTTTCCGGACAGCCAGCATGCTCCACCTGTCAAAGTGCCCGCTGGCGTGCAGCAGGAATGGGAATCGACGGAAGCCCGCACCTCGATCATCCGCGGTCTGCTGGATAACTGTGGGCCCCTCACGGTTGCCGAAATGGCACATCAGGCGGGCATGACAGATGCACAAACCGAAGCCGCTTTAATGGCGCTGGAAGGCGAAGGCATCGCCATGCAGGGCTATTTTCGCGTCAAAGATCCCAACTGGGACCAGAGCCTGGAAGAATCGGAAGCAGCAGAAACAAAACAGGATACTTCTCCTGTTCCACCGAAAGAATGGTGCCACCGGCGTCTGTTGTCCCGCATCCATCGGCTGACTCTGCAAGGCTTACGGGCCCAAGTACAACCGGTGGATGTGAGCGTGTTGATTCAATATCTGACCAGATTACATGGTTTGACGGGCGACGAAAAACGGTCCGGAACCAATGGTCTATTTGAAGTCCTCTCGATGCTGCAGGGCATCGATATCCCGGCGATCAGTTGGGAACGAGATATTCTGCCTGCCCGCCTGTCGAATTACCAGAGCAGTCAACTGGACGAACTCTGCTTTACCGGCGAAGTAGGTTGGGGCCGCCTGTATCCTCCCCGCCGCACCGCTGAACAGGGAAAATCGATGACCGGCATCACCCGCAATGCCCCTGTCTCATTCTTCCTGAGAGAAGACATCCCCTGGCTGGCCTGTTTCAATCAAGTCTCTTCAAAGCCGGAAGACAGCGAAGCAGAACACCACCTGAGCAGTCCCGCGCAGGAAGTACAGGAACTGTTAACACAACGCGGCGCCCTGTTTGCCTCTGATCTGATGGCGGCGACACAGTCACTGCCTTCGCAGATCGCTGATTCACTGGGGGAACTCATCTCCCGCGGTCTGCTTACCTCAGACAGTTTCTCGGGTATGCGGCAGTTTACGGAAGATCGTTCTACGAAACAGAGACGTGCTTCCCGCAAATCGAGAATCGGGCTGGTTCGTAAAAGATCGACTCCGAACAATACCGGACGCTGGTCGATCTGGAGACGGGAAGCCAGCGGGGAAGTGGAAGAACGGAGCCTGCAGTATTTTGAATATGTCGAACAATGGGCCTGGCAGTTGATCAGACGCTGGGGCGTGGTGTTTCGCGATTTGCTCAGTAAGGAATCCGGCGCACCGCGGTGGTTTGAACTGCTGCAGATCTATCGCCGACTGGAAGCTCGTGGCGAAATTCGAGGGGGGCGGTTTGTGACCGGTGTGGCGGGCGAGCAGTTCGCCATGTCGGGTACGATTCAGGAACTGCGTAAATTGCGCGATGACCCGACCTGCGATGAGTTGACGATTCTTTCTGCCACAGACCCGTTGAATCTGACAGGAATTCTCACCAAAGATGCGCGCGTGCCGGCGACTCCCGCCAATCGAATCGCCTGGTGGAATGGGAATCTGATCGCCTGGGCAAAGAATGAAGAACTGTTTCTGCTGACGAAAGTTTCAGAGAAATTGAAACGGGAGCTGATCCTGGGATTCGGGCTTCCCATCCAGGAATTCAACAGACAGCAACTGTTGGATGAGAATTCCACAAATGAGCTGGAAGAGGCTTCGCAATCCGTGTCTAATGTAGATGACCAGCTTATCCCCACCGGTAATGGTACAAGTCCCCCTGATAAAAAATCGCCGCGTCCTTCGTTTCTCTGA